The following are encoded in a window of Verrucomicrobiia bacterium genomic DNA:
- a CDS encoding sigma-54 dependent transcriptional regulator → MSKDRPKIVVIDDDPKVPWILSEGLEEFEIVGARDGVEGIQQVSKIKPNLVLLDIKMPGLSGLEVLQKLKAADLGLDVIMLSGHGDTKNIVESIRHGASEFITKPFDVREVEIHIQNVLEKSRLKRELSHLKSELKAKSQYDTFIGDSARMLEVKNIIEQVADSELSVVIRGESGTGKEIVARMIHNLSGRRAEPFVKVNCAAIPRDLLEAELFGYEKGAFTGAHKTKPGRFEVANKGTMFLDEIGDMPMELQSKLLQVIEQHEFVRVGGIQNIRVDVRIVCATNKDMEAAIASHQMRDDLFYRLNEVAILLPPLRERPEDVPLLVAHFLARYNELYKKNFHTITAENMARMQGFHWPGNVRQLENVIKQVVVREDDSIVPSLLSATSGVAGFPAFSLASGAASLPGAAAGYSLKKRVDDIVSREEKRVIAEVLQKTNWNRRKAADILEISYRSLLYKIKEYRINEPQL, encoded by the coding sequence ATGTCTAAAGACCGGCCCAAAATTGTGGTCATCGACGACGACCCGAAAGTGCCTTGGATACTCTCCGAAGGGCTGGAGGAGTTTGAGATCGTCGGCGCGCGGGACGGCGTGGAGGGGATTCAGCAGGTTTCCAAAATCAAACCGAATTTAGTGTTGCTGGATATCAAAATGCCGGGGCTTTCCGGGCTGGAGGTTTTGCAAAAATTGAAGGCCGCCGATTTGGGGCTGGATGTGATTATGCTTTCTGGCCACGGGGACACCAAAAACATCGTCGAATCGATCCGCCACGGGGCGTCCGAGTTCATCACCAAGCCGTTCGACGTGCGGGAGGTGGAAATCCACATCCAGAATGTTCTGGAAAAAAGCCGGCTCAAGCGGGAGCTTTCCCATCTCAAATCGGAACTGAAGGCCAAAAGCCAGTACGATACCTTCATCGGGGATTCGGCCCGGATGCTGGAGGTCAAAAACATCATCGAGCAGGTGGCGGACTCGGAGCTTTCCGTGGTCATCCGCGGGGAATCCGGCACGGGGAAGGAGATCGTGGCGCGGATGATTCACAATCTTTCCGGCCGCCGCGCGGAACCGTTCGTCAAGGTGAACTGCGCCGCCATTCCGCGCGATCTGTTGGAAGCGGAGCTGTTCGGCTACGAAAAGGGGGCCTTTACGGGGGCGCACAAAACCAAGCCGGGGCGGTTCGAGGTGGCCAACAAGGGAACCATGTTTCTGGATGAAATCGGGGACATGCCGATGGAGCTGCAGTCCAAGCTTTTGCAGGTCATCGAGCAGCACGAGTTTGTCCGCGTAGGCGGCATCCAGAACATCCGGGTGGATGTGCGCATCGTCTGCGCCACCAACAAGGATATGGAGGCGGCCATCGCCAGTCACCAGATGCGGGATGATTTGTTTTACCGGTTGAACGAAGTGGCCATCCTGCTTCCGCCGTTGCGGGAACGGCCGGAGGATGTTCCGCTTTTGGTGGCTCATTTTCTGGCCCGCTACAACGAACTGTACAAGAAAAATTTTCACACCATCACCGCCGAGAATATGGCCAGGATGCAGGGGTTTCACTGGCCCGGAAATGTGCGCCAGCTGGAAAACGTCATCAAGCAGGTGGTGGTGCGGGAGGATGATTCCATCGTTCCCTCGTTGCTTTCCGCCACGAGCGGGGTGGCTGGCTTTCCGGCCTTTTCCCTCGCTTCCGGTGCCGCTTCTTTGCCCGGAGCGGCGGCTGGCTATTCCTTGAAAAAAAGGGTGGATGACATCGTGTCGCGGGAGGAAAAGCGGGTAATCGCCGAAGTACTGCAGAAAACCAACTGGAACCGGCGCAAAGCGGCCGATATTCTGGAAATCTCCTACCGCTCGCTGCTTTATAAAATCAAAGAATACCGCATCAACGAACCGCAGTTGTAA
- a CDS encoding anti-sigma factor — MSTAYIDSAFDSRLVAQIAAGDARAVGKLFDRYAGLAYNLGHQILQSAERAEQVVFELFLRLWHESDQFNSPDGIKNRLLQNAYVLAKSQLPPSAPVDERWEHLTDTELDEALMNPPAPAEALEALKTKLMATIEPDARGGGAPHKNFSPNERSNPASSAASGGKSGEVFAGRSERGRSLWPLLAFGFGIAASILAVYSSFNARKLSFELRDLTIESVAQRQELKIAQAKLGFALAPHTEVLILTGQPAAPKARAKLVWDPVEGQGILIASGLAPAPADKSYQFWAVAGGKPVAIKTFNVDSTGAAEVKIAHLPPSEHIFAFNVTLELAGGVVEPTGEKLLSGARL; from the coding sequence ATGAGCACGGCCTATATCGATTCCGCCTTCGACTCCCGGCTGGTGGCCCAAATCGCCGCCGGCGATGCCCGCGCGGTGGGAAAACTTTTCGACCGCTACGCCGGTCTGGCGTACAACCTCGGCCATCAAATCCTCCAGAGCGCCGAGCGGGCGGAGCAGGTGGTTTTCGAGCTTTTTCTCCGGCTCTGGCACGAGTCCGACCAGTTCAATTCCCCGGACGGAATAAAAAACCGCCTTCTGCAAAACGCCTATGTTTTGGCCAAATCGCAGCTCCCCCCTTCCGCCCCGGTGGACGAGCGCTGGGAGCATTTGACTGACACGGAGCTGGATGAGGCGCTGATGAACCCTCCCGCCCCGGCCGAGGCCCTGGAAGCGCTGAAAACCAAATTGATGGCCACCATCGAACCGGATGCCCGCGGGGGAGGAGCTCCACACAAAAATTTTTCGCCAAATGAACGTTCCAATCCGGCCTCTTCGGCAGCTTCCGGCGGCAAATCCGGGGAGGTTTTTGCCGGACGAAGCGAGCGGGGGCGGTCCCTCTGGCCCCTTTTGGCCTTTGGTTTCGGCATTGCCGCCAGTATTCTGGCGGTTTATTCCAGTTTTAACGCCCGCAAACTATCCTTCGAGCTTCGGGATTTGACCATCGAATCAGTCGCCCAAAGGCAGGAGCTGAAAATCGCCCAGGCCAAGCTCGGCTTCGCTTTGGCGCCGCATACGGAGGTGTTGATTCTGACCGGTCAGCCCGCCGCTCCAAAAGCGAGAGCCAAGCTGGTCTGGGACCCGGTCGAGGGGCAGGGGATTTTGATTGCCTCCGGGCTGGCCCCCGCCCCGGCGGACAAAAGCTACCAGTTTTGGGCGGTTGCCGGCGGCAAGCCGGTCGCCATCAAAACGTTCAACGTCGATTCCACCGGCGCGGCCGAGGTGAAAATCGCCCATCTCCCCCCCTCCGAACATATCTTCGCCTTTAACGTGACTTTGGAGCTGGCTGGCGGGGTCGTCGAGCCGACCGGTGAAAAACTGCTCTCCGGCGCCCGGCTGTAA
- a CDS encoding M23 family metallopeptidase — protein sequence MSKKIEKMNKRGITISFSSSDRKGGLVLRIPAGILYLLAALPVGFFTVLLLAYLFFPVPAAYKVNGSESSAVVERLSFIEKELALSHEMASRMARLVGIEMAQKRGKKDSLRRERPGFTILAGDENGARIFPLDGRVEAKGGRMLINFDKKDSVRASGSGVVAEVIHNSLVNWMITVQHKNGYFSTYSGNLSPLVKRGDVLKLGDALGLSTPPRFGSGKIEFVVFKEGQPVSPFTAFLDKATEASPMEGRKPASGTKKSGVSNS from the coding sequence ATGTCGAAAAAGATAGAGAAGATGAACAAGCGGGGGATCACCATATCGTTTTCCTCCTCGGATCGGAAGGGGGGATTGGTTTTGCGTATTCCGGCCGGGATTTTGTATCTTTTGGCGGCCCTGCCGGTCGGATTTTTTACCGTTCTGCTTCTGGCCTATCTTTTTTTCCCCGTTCCGGCGGCGTACAAAGTGAACGGCTCGGAGAGCTCGGCCGTGGTGGAGCGGCTCTCGTTCATCGAAAAAGAACTGGCTCTTTCCCACGAGATGGCTTCCCGCATGGCGCGGCTGGTCGGGATCGAGATGGCCCAAAAAAGGGGAAAAAAGGATTCGCTGCGCCGGGAGCGGCCCGGGTTCACCATTCTGGCGGGGGATGAAAACGGGGCCCGGATTTTTCCCTTGGACGGGCGGGTGGAGGCCAAGGGGGGGCGGATGCTCATTAATTTCGACAAAAAAGACAGCGTGCGCGCCTCCGGCAGCGGGGTGGTGGCGGAGGTGATTCACAACAGCTTGGTCAACTGGATGATTACCGTGCAGCATAAAAACGGATATTTTTCCACCTATTCCGGCAACCTTTCCCCGCTGGTGAAACGGGGGGATGTTTTGAAATTGGGGGATGCCCTAGGGTTATCGACCCCGCCCCGCTTCGGTTCCGGCAAAATAGAGTTCGTGGTATTCAAAGAAGGACAGCCGGTTAGCCCGTTTACCGCTTTTTTGGACAAAGCCACGGAGGCCTCTCCCATGGAGGGCCGAAAGCCCGCCTCCGGCACTAAAAAAAGCGGTGTTAGCAACTCTTAA